The Bombus huntii isolate Logan2020A chromosome 1, iyBomHunt1.1, whole genome shotgun sequence genome contains a region encoding:
- the LOC126867054 gene encoding putative uncharacterized protein DDB_G0292438, with amino-acid sequence MDKLQNQNSHQLIHCRYNNSNNNNNSNNNNNNRLTEYFNLDNRIDDPLREPEVTMNLNEGSAQLSFHPWEEPEEDIFDYEIDTLYQDMNTESEEQVVPSSQLSNSYKYPDELTISDDEVDEGIFEDEPVSNLVLPDDNNRYNSQPP; translated from the exons ATGGACAAATTACAGAATCAGAATAGTCACCAACTGATCCACTGTAGAtacaataatagtaataataataataatagtaataataataataacaacaggTTAacggaatattttaatttggaTAATCGCATAGATGATCCACTCC gTGAGCCGGAAGTAACAATGAATTTGAATGAGGGCTCAGCTCAATTATCATTTCATCCATGGGAAGAACCAGAAGAGGATATATTTGACTATGAAATTGATACTTTGTATCAAGATATGAATACAGAATCTGag GAGCAAGTGGTACCATCCAGTCAACTAAGtaatagttataaatatcCTGATGAACTTACCATTTCTGATGATGAGGTAGATGAAGGCATATTTGAAGATGAACCAGTATCTAATTTAGTATTGCCAGATGACAATAACAGATACAACTCACAACCTCCGTGA